In the genome of Gloeotrichia echinulata CP02, one region contains:
- a CDS encoding penicillin-binding protein 2 has translation MRKSPSSTKFSNFRPSKFTRQRRNPRRGSLETPESNTQEQIPNIKVRLFTVWGVLMAAGLGLAINLYQLQIVRGPKLTQRARNQQMVNLRPFMPRRPVMDRGNNVLAIDRPVYTVYAHPKLFDKSNEEMAKQLAVILNKESGDLLKTFAAKKSGIVLAPALPEEIADRLISLHLNGLEFIQKYSRFYPQDDLAADIVGYVNLDRRGQAGVEYSQEKLLERSGQTVRLSRAGNGALMPNHAPEGFLHFDELRLQLTIDSRLQRAARSALKQQMEKFGAKRGGVIVMDASDGSLLALVSVPSYNPNQYSKADIALFKNWTVADLYEPGSTFKPLNVAIALENGVITPEDTFNDPGSIQVGDRTIKNAQNKSYGRINIAEVLQHSSNIGMVQIIQRLRPSVYYNWLERLGLGQTLGTDLPFEVGSQLKSQEEFIASPIEPATTSFGQGFSLTPLQLVQMHGALANGGKLVTPHVVRGLIDSKGQMHYTPTRATPRQIFSPSTTQKVVEMMETVVSQGTGKVAQIPGYRIGGKTGTAQKASSSGGYKVGARITSFVAILPVESPRYVVLALVDEPKGENAYGSTVAAPIVKSVMEALIPLEGIPPSSPINPTPEAPQR, from the coding sequence ATGCGGAAGTCACCTAGCAGCACAAAATTTAGCAATTTTCGGCCTTCAAAATTTACAAGACAGAGGCGCAATCCCCGGCGGGGGTCGTTAGAGACTCCCGAATCTAATACCCAAGAACAAATACCCAATATCAAAGTTAGACTGTTCACAGTTTGGGGGGTATTAATGGCAGCAGGGTTAGGGCTGGCTATCAATTTGTATCAGTTGCAAATTGTTCGCGGTCCCAAGCTAACCCAGAGGGCGAGAAATCAGCAAATGGTGAATTTGCGACCTTTTATGCCCCGTCGTCCAGTGATGGATCGGGGTAATAATGTGTTGGCGATTGACCGTCCTGTGTATACTGTGTATGCCCATCCCAAGCTATTTGACAAGTCTAATGAAGAGATGGCAAAGCAACTTGCGGTCATCCTGAACAAAGAGAGTGGCGATTTATTGAAAACTTTTGCAGCCAAAAAAAGTGGAATTGTACTCGCCCCGGCCTTGCCAGAAGAAATTGCCGATCGCCTGATTTCATTACACTTAAATGGTTTAGAATTTATTCAAAAATACTCACGATTTTACCCACAAGATGATTTGGCTGCTGATATAGTGGGCTATGTCAATCTTGACCGTCGCGGTCAGGCTGGTGTGGAATATAGTCAAGAAAAGTTGCTGGAACGTTCTGGACAAACGGTGCGCTTAAGTCGGGCTGGTAACGGGGCCCTAATGCCTAATCATGCTCCAGAAGGATTTTTACATTTTGATGAGTTACGATTGCAATTAACTATAGATAGTCGCCTGCAAAGAGCTGCTCGTTCGGCGCTGAAACAACAAATGGAAAAGTTTGGCGCCAAACGCGGCGGGGTAATTGTGATGGATGCGTCGGATGGTTCGCTACTGGCTTTAGTTTCTGTCCCTAGCTATAATCCCAATCAATATTCCAAAGCTGATATTGCACTGTTCAAAAATTGGACAGTCGCTGATCTTTATGAACCAGGATCAACCTTCAAGCCTTTAAATGTAGCGATCGCACTAGAAAATGGAGTCATCACACCAGAAGATACATTTAATGATCCCGGTTCGATTCAAGTAGGCGATCGCACAATCAAAAATGCTCAAAATAAAAGTTATGGGCGCATCAATATCGCCGAGGTGCTGCAACATTCTAGCAACATTGGCATGGTGCAGATTATCCAACGATTGCGTCCCTCAGTCTACTACAACTGGTTGGAACGCCTGGGGCTAGGACAAACCCTTGGCACAGATTTACCTTTTGAAGTTGGTAGTCAACTCAAAAGTCAAGAAGAATTTATTGCCTCCCCGATTGAACCAGCAACTACTTCCTTTGGTCAAGGTTTCTCCCTCACACCATTACAACTGGTACAAATGCATGGCGCTTTAGCCAATGGCGGTAAATTGGTCACGCCTCACGTAGTCCGGGGGCTAATTGATAGCAAAGGACAGATGCATTATACACCCACACGGGCTACACCACGCCAAATTTTCTCACCTTCTACAACCCAAAAGGTCGTAGAAATGATGGAAACTGTGGTGTCACAAGGCACCGGCAAGGTGGCACAAATCCCCGGTTATCGCATCGGCGGTAAAACTGGCACAGCCCAAAAAGCCAGTAGCAGTGGTGGCTACAAAGTTGGTGCGAGAATCACTAGCTTCGTGGCTATTTTACCAGTAGAATCTCCCCGCTATGTAGTTTTAGCATTAGTTGATGAACCGAAAGGAGAAAATGCCTATGGTTCTACCGTGGCTGCACCCATTGTAAAATCGGTGATGGAAGCACTGATTCCGCTTGAGGGAATTCCGCCCTCAAGTCCAATAAATCCAACACCAGAAGCACCCCAGCGTTAA